The following coding sequences lie in one Eschrichtius robustus isolate mEscRob2 chromosome 17, mEscRob2.pri, whole genome shotgun sequence genomic window:
- the MAFA gene encoding transcription factor MafA, whose translation MAAELAMGAELPSSPLAIEYVNDFDLMKFEVKKEPPEAERFCHRLPPGSLSSTPLSTPCSSVPSSPSFCAPSPGTGGGAGGGGGAVQAGAAPGPASGGPGAVGGASGKPALEDLYWMSGYQHHLNPEALNLTPEDAVEALIGSGHHTGHHGAHHHPEAAAAYEAFRGQGFAGGGGADDMGAGHHHGTHHAAHHHHHHHHHHGGAGHGGGGTGHHVRLEERFSDDQLVSMSVRELNRQLRGFSKEEVIRLKQKRRTLKNRGYAQSCRFKRVQQRHILESEKCQLQSQVEQLKLEVGRLAKERDLYKEKYEKLAGRGGPGGAGGAGFPRESSPGVGAKGASDFFL comes from the coding sequence ATGGCCGCGGAGCTGGCGATGGGCGCCGAGCTGCCCAGCAGCCCGCTGGCCATCGAGTACGTCAATGACTTCGACCTGATGAAGTTCGAGGTGAAGAAGGAGCCACCCGAGGCCGAGCGCTTCTGCCACCGTCTGCCGCCCGGCTCGCTATCCTCGACGCCGCTCAGCACGCCCTGCTCCTCCGTGCCCTCCTCGCCCAGCTTCTGCGCGCCCAGCCCGGGCACCGGCGGCGGcgcggggggcggcggcggcgcggtgCAGGCCGGGGCTGCCCCGGGgccggcaagcgggggccccggCGCCGTCGGGGGCGCCTCGGGGAAGCCGGCGCTGGAGGATCTGTACTGGATGAGCGGCTACCAGCACCACCTGAACCCCGAGGCGCTCAACCTGACGCCCGAGGACGCGGTGGAGGCGCTCATCGGCAGCGGCCACCACACCGGGCACCACGGCGCGCACCACCACCCAGAGGCCGCCGCGGCCTACGAGGCCTTCCGGGGCCAGGGCttcgcgggcggcggcggcgcggacgACATGGGCGCCGGCCACCACCACGGCACGCACCACGCcgcccaccaccatcaccaccaccaccaccaccacggcGGCGCGGGCCATGGCGGCGGCGGCACGGGCCACCACGTGCGCCTGGAGGAGCGCTTCTCCGACGACCAGCTGGTGTCCATGTCCGTGCGCGAGCTGAACAGGCAGCTCCGCGGCTTCAGTAAGGAGGAGGTCATCCGGCTGAAGCAGAAGCGGCGCACGCTCAAGAACCGCGGCTACGCTCAGTCGTGCCGCTTCAAGCGGGTGCAGCAGCGGCACATTCTGGAGAGCGAGAAGTGCCAGCTCCAGAGCCAGGTGGAGCAGCTGAAGCTGGAGGTGGGGCGCCTGGCCAAGGAGCGGGACCTGTACAAGGAGAAATACGAGAAGCTGGCCGGCCGGGGCGGCCCCGGGGGCGCGGGCGGAGCCGGCTTCCCGCGGGAGTCCTCGCCGGGAGTCGGGGCCAAGGGCGCTTCCGACTTCTTCCTGTGA